A portion of the Psilocybe cubensis strain MGC-MH-2018 chromosome 10, whole genome shotgun sequence genome contains these proteins:
- a CDS encoding Acetyl-hydrolase translates to MLARIIGPSTQSYEKWCKRNSEHPIIETIGSEAEQARLLWIGSKHPKRVILYLHGGGFWLPMADYSVKFWRYIRDALLHQKGIDASIAILDYTLIPEAEFPTPLKQTVAAIHHLLSNGVLAGNIQIAGDSAGANLVLQLILHMLHPLEDVPSVPAETKFCGAYLMSPWLYLRVRKGVKSYSENEKWDVIAPTSKFTEFGDRVLAGLSDDAILPYIDAASAPPGWYSNAESIVDRVLITGGGKECIRDDIVEFGEAFCKEHSGAQLVIDEYGVHDDPFYDFLVGEKKLSELTPKILQWLAEGFKLSDD, encoded by the exons ATGCTTGCTAGAATTATTGGACCGTCAACCCAGTCGTACGAAAAGTGGTGTAAACGGAATTCCGAACATCCGATCATCGAAACAATTGGAAGTGAGGCAGAGCAAGCACGATTATTATGGATAGGCAGCAAACACCCTAAAAGAGTAATCTTATATCTTCATGGAGGAGGATTTTGGCTACCGATGGCTGATTATTCGGTTAAATTTTGGCGATACATTCGAGATGCACTGCTCCACCAGAAAGGAATCGATGCCAGCATAGCAATCCTGGATTATA CTTTAATACCCGAAGCCGAGTTTCCAACACCTCTCAAACAGACAGTAGCCGCTATACATCATCTTTTATCCAATGGAGTCCTAGCGGGAAATATCCAAATCGCAGGAGATTCAGCTGGTGCCAACTTGGTGCTACAGTTGATCCTTCACATGCTTCACCCATTGGAAGACGTACCCAGTGTGCCCGCAGAAACAAAGTTCTGCGGAGCGTACCTCATGTCTCCGTGGCTGTATCTCCGAGTGCGAAAAGGCGTCAAATCGTACAGCGAGAATGAAAAATGGGACGTGATCGCTCCAACTTCCAAATTTACAGAATTCGGAGACAGGGTGCTGGCCGGCCTGTCAGACGATGCAATTCTGCCTTATATCGACGCAGCCTCTGCACCTCCTGGGTGGTATTCAAATGCTGAAAGCATTGTCGATAGAGTGCTGATAACGGGTGGAGGAAAAGAGTGCATTCGAGACGACATTGTAGAGTTTGGTGAAGCATTTTGCAAGGAGCATTCCGGGGCGCAATTAGTCATCGATGAATATGGTGTTCATGATGATCCATTTTATGACTTTCTGGTCGGCGAGAAGAAGCTATCAGAACTGACTCCAAAGATACTTCAGTGGTTGGCAGAAGGTTTCAAGTTGTCGGACGACTAG